In the genome of Primulina eburnea isolate SZY01 unplaced genomic scaffold, ASM2296580v1 ctg1167_ERROPOS3272328+, whole genome shotgun sequence, one region contains:
- the LOC140820535 gene encoding exosome complex component RRP45A-like isoform X3 has translation MTLNEKKFIETALLSDLRIDGRGPFDYRNVTIKFGREDGSSEVQLGQTHVMGFVTSQLVQPYRDRPNEGTLSIYTEFSPMADPSFEIGRPGVFAVELGRIVDRGLRESRAVDTESLCVVAGKWVWAIRIDLHILDNGGNLVDAANIAALVALLTFRRPECTLGGDNDQEVIIHSPEVREPLPLIVHHLPVAITFAFIGSESTVVIDPSNFEEAVMGGKLTATLNTNGDVCAIQKAGGDGVIQSVIMQCLRIASVKAADITNKIKKAVSG, from the exons ATGACGCTTAATGAGAAGAAGTTTATTGAAACAGCGCTGCTTTCTGATCTTAGAATTGATGGGCGTGGACCATTTGATTACCGGAATGTGACTATCAAGTTTGGCAG GGAAGATGGTTCATCGGAGGTGCAGTTGGGTCAAACACATGTGATGGGGTTTGTGACCTCCCAACTTGTTCAACCTTACAGGGATCGCCCTAATGAAGGAACGCTTTCAATATACACCGAGTTCTCTCCAATGGCAGATCCTTCATTCGAAATAGGCCGTCCTGGGGTATTTGCGGTGGAGTTAGGTCGTATAGTTGATCGTGGATTGAG GGAAAGCAGAGCTGTGGATACAGAATCACTTTGTGTTGTTGCCGGAAAATGGGTTTGGGCAATTCGTATTGATCTCCACATTCTAGACAATGGGGG AAATCTTGTTGATGCTGCCAATATTGCTGCTTTAGTAGCTCTTTTGACATTTCGAAGGCCGGAGTGCACATTGGGAGGAGATAACGATCAAGAAGTTATCATACATTCTCCTGAG GTGAGGGAACCACTTCCATTAATTGTGCACCACCTCCCTGTAGCAATAACCTTTGCATTTATCGGTAGTGAGAGTACAGTG GTAATTGATCCATCAAACTTTGAAGAAGCTGTTATGGGAGGAAAATTGACTGCTACTCTTAATACAAACGGTGACGTGTGTGCTATTCAAAAAGCTGGAGGAGATGGAGTCATACAAAGTGTTATTATGCAATGCTTGCGAATTGCATCTGTAAAGGCTGCTGATATAACTAACAAAATAAAGAAAGCTGTTAGTG GTTGA
- the LOC140820535 gene encoding exosome complex component RRP45A-like isoform X2, translating into MTLNEKKFIETALLSDLRIDGRGPFDYRNVTIKFGREDGSSEVQLGQTHVMGFVTSQLVQPYRDRPNEGTLSIYTEFSPMADPSFEIGRPGVFAVELGRIVDRGLRESRAVDTESLCVVAGKWVWAIRIDLHILDNGGNLVDAANIAALVALLTFRRPECTLGGDNDQEVIIHSPEVREPLPLIVHHLPVAITFAFIGSESTVVIDPSNFEEAVMGGKLTATLNTNGDVCAIQKAGGDGVIQSVIMQCLRIASVKAADITNKIKKAVESYNTERALRKIKRHPDPVVDVSKGAGTGVRSLSIEMERTRLKIEDRKVNRSDDMEIETHSSKKTGSRDPYFKGINGDELKASLASRAAATSVEKMDVLPSVKTQFTTEMDSTPSLQQTIEAGEQTIKVKTLMDAVKPKHRRKKKTYPNHDLS; encoded by the exons ATGACGCTTAATGAGAAGAAGTTTATTGAAACAGCGCTGCTTTCTGATCTTAGAATTGATGGGCGTGGACCATTTGATTACCGGAATGTGACTATCAAGTTTGGCAG GGAAGATGGTTCATCGGAGGTGCAGTTGGGTCAAACACATGTGATGGGGTTTGTGACCTCCCAACTTGTTCAACCTTACAGGGATCGCCCTAATGAAGGAACGCTTTCAATATACACCGAGTTCTCTCCAATGGCAGATCCTTCATTCGAAATAGGCCGTCCTGGGGTATTTGCGGTGGAGTTAGGTCGTATAGTTGATCGTGGATTGAG GGAAAGCAGAGCTGTGGATACAGAATCACTTTGTGTTGTTGCCGGAAAATGGGTTTGGGCAATTCGTATTGATCTCCACATTCTAGACAATGGGGG AAATCTTGTTGATGCTGCCAATATTGCTGCTTTAGTAGCTCTTTTGACATTTCGAAGGCCGGAGTGCACATTGGGAGGAGATAACGATCAAGAAGTTATCATACATTCTCCTGAG GTGAGGGAACCACTTCCATTAATTGTGCACCACCTCCCTGTAGCAATAACCTTTGCATTTATCGGTAGTGAGAGTACAGTG GTAATTGATCCATCAAACTTTGAAGAAGCTGTTATGGGAGGAAAATTGACTGCTACTCTTAATACAAACGGTGACGTGTGTGCTATTCAAAAAGCTGGAGGAGATGGAGTCATACAAAGTGTTATTATGCAATGCTTGCGAATTGCATCTGTAAAGGCTGCTGATATAACTAACAAAATAAAGAAAGCT GTTGAGTCGTATAATACAGAAAGAGCATTGAGAAAAATCAAACGACACCCTGACCCAGTTGTAGATGTTAGCAAAGGTGCCGGAACGGGAGTTCGTAGTTTGTcaatagaaatggaaagaaCAAGATTGAAAATTGAGGATCGAAAGGTCAATCGAAGTGATGACATGGAAATTGAAACCCACTCATCGAAGAAAACTGGAAGCAG GGATCCATATTTTAAAGGTATAAATGGTGATGAACTGAAAGCATCTCTCGCATCACGAG CTGCAGCAACCTCTGTTGAGAAGATGGATGTGTTACCATCTGTGAAGACACAGTTCACTACTGAAATGGATTCCACACCATCATTGCAACAGACTATTGAGGCAGGAGAACAGACAATCAAAGTAAAGACTTTGATGGATGCAGTCAAGCCGAAGCACAGACGGAAAAAGAAAACCTATCCAAATcatgatttaagttaa
- the LOC140820535 gene encoding exosome complex component RRP45A-like isoform X1 produces MTLNEKKFIETALLSDLRIDGRGPFDYRNVTIKFGREDGSSEVQLGQTHVMGFVTSQLVQPYRDRPNEGTLSIYTEFSPMADPSFEIGRPGVFAVELGRIVDRGLRESRAVDTESLCVVAGKWVWAIRIDLHILDNGGNLVDAANIAALVALLTFRRPECTLGGDNDQEVIIHSPEVREPLPLIVHHLPVAITFAFIGSESTVVIDPSNFEEAVMGGKLTATLNTNGDVCAIQKAGGDGVIQSVIMQCLRIASVKAADITNKIKKAVESYNTERALRKIKRHPDPVVDVSKGAGTGVRSLSIEMERTRLKIEDRKVNRSDDMEIETHSSKKTGSRLGDAKFKSFIGGPSSWDPYFKGINGDELKASLASRAAATSVEKMDVLPSVKTQFTTEMDSTPSLQQTIEAGEQTIKVKTLMDAVKPKHRRKKKTYPNHDLS; encoded by the exons ATGACGCTTAATGAGAAGAAGTTTATTGAAACAGCGCTGCTTTCTGATCTTAGAATTGATGGGCGTGGACCATTTGATTACCGGAATGTGACTATCAAGTTTGGCAG GGAAGATGGTTCATCGGAGGTGCAGTTGGGTCAAACACATGTGATGGGGTTTGTGACCTCCCAACTTGTTCAACCTTACAGGGATCGCCCTAATGAAGGAACGCTTTCAATATACACCGAGTTCTCTCCAATGGCAGATCCTTCATTCGAAATAGGCCGTCCTGGGGTATTTGCGGTGGAGTTAGGTCGTATAGTTGATCGTGGATTGAG GGAAAGCAGAGCTGTGGATACAGAATCACTTTGTGTTGTTGCCGGAAAATGGGTTTGGGCAATTCGTATTGATCTCCACATTCTAGACAATGGGGG AAATCTTGTTGATGCTGCCAATATTGCTGCTTTAGTAGCTCTTTTGACATTTCGAAGGCCGGAGTGCACATTGGGAGGAGATAACGATCAAGAAGTTATCATACATTCTCCTGAG GTGAGGGAACCACTTCCATTAATTGTGCACCACCTCCCTGTAGCAATAACCTTTGCATTTATCGGTAGTGAGAGTACAGTG GTAATTGATCCATCAAACTTTGAAGAAGCTGTTATGGGAGGAAAATTGACTGCTACTCTTAATACAAACGGTGACGTGTGTGCTATTCAAAAAGCTGGAGGAGATGGAGTCATACAAAGTGTTATTATGCAATGCTTGCGAATTGCATCTGTAAAGGCTGCTGATATAACTAACAAAATAAAGAAAGCT GTTGAGTCGTATAATACAGAAAGAGCATTGAGAAAAATCAAACGACACCCTGACCCAGTTGTAGATGTTAGCAAAGGTGCCGGAACGGGAGTTCGTAGTTTGTcaatagaaatggaaagaaCAAGATTGAAAATTGAGGATCGAAAGGTCAATCGAAGTGATGACATGGAAATTGAAACCCACTCATCGAAGAAAACTGGAAGCAGGTTGGGTGATGCGAAATTTAAAAGTTTCATTGGTGGTCCATCCAGTTG GGATCCATATTTTAAAGGTATAAATGGTGATGAACTGAAAGCATCTCTCGCATCACGAG CTGCAGCAACCTCTGTTGAGAAGATGGATGTGTTACCATCTGTGAAGACACAGTTCACTACTGAAATGGATTCCACACCATCATTGCAACAGACTATTGAGGCAGGAGAACAGACAATCAAAGTAAAGACTTTGATGGATGCAGTCAAGCCGAAGCACAGACGGAAAAAGAAAACCTATCCAAATcatgatttaagttaa